In the genome of Halobacterium noricense, one region contains:
- the dcd gene encoding dCTP deaminase has product MILSDRDILSRLSEGDLVVEPLDDVDLQVQPASVDVRLGRRFLEFERANVPCIHPNREEEVEDYVTETVVEDGDEFILHPGDFVLGTTKERVEVPPDLVAQVEGRSSLGRLAVVVHATAGFIDPGFNGKITLELSNLGKVPVALTPDMRISQLVFTKLSSRAERPYGEERGSKYQDQDGPQASRIRGDREFGGDQ; this is encoded by the coding sequence ATGATACTCTCCGACCGGGACATCCTCTCGCGGCTGTCCGAGGGCGACCTCGTCGTCGAACCGCTCGACGACGTCGACCTTCAGGTCCAGCCCGCGAGCGTCGACGTCCGCCTCGGCCGCCGCTTCCTGGAGTTCGAGCGCGCGAACGTCCCCTGCATCCACCCCAACAGAGAAGAGGAAGTCGAGGACTACGTCACCGAGACTGTCGTCGAGGACGGCGACGAGTTCATCCTCCACCCCGGCGACTTCGTGCTCGGCACCACGAAAGAGCGCGTGGAGGTACCGCCGGACCTCGTCGCGCAAGTCGAAGGCCGGTCGTCCTTGGGACGCCTAGCCGTGGTGGTTCATGCCACAGCAGGTTTTATTGACCCTGGTTTCAACGGAAAAATAACGCTTGAGCTCTCGAACCTCGGGAAGGTCCCGGTTGCGCTCACGCCGGACATGCGCATCAGCCAGCTCGTGTTCACGAAGCTCTCCAGCCGCGCCGAGCGGCCGTACGGCGAGGAGCGCGGCTCGAAGTACCAGGACCAGGACGGCCCGCAGGCCAGCCGCATCCGCGGCGACCGCGAGTTCGGGGGCGACCAATGA